One region of Methanobacterium formicicum DSM 3637 genomic DNA includes:
- a CDS encoding 7-cyano-7-deazaguanine synthase has protein sequence MKAAVLYSGGKDSSLMAVILKRLGYEVELLTANFGVFPSWKSAANSASCLGFKHRILDAKSSLLEGAVNMILKDGFPNNGINHLHREVLRLAAENYSLVADGTRRDDRVPKLNSAEIQSFEDSNNVQYLNLAGWGHKTINHLSQQFFSVVKEPTSMENNSDYEIEIRYLITRDEGEDTACKLFPPHIQSRVIGWREDEQK, from the coding sequence ATGAAAGCCGCAGTACTCTACAGTGGAGGTAAAGACAGCTCATTAATGGCAGTCATACTAAAACGCTTAGGATACGAGGTGGAACTTTTAACAGCCAATTTTGGTGTTTTCCCTTCTTGGAAATCAGCAGCAAACTCTGCATCATGTTTAGGATTCAAACACAGGATCCTGGATGCAAAATCCTCCCTCCTGGAAGGAGCGGTGAACATGATACTGAAGGATGGTTTTCCCAATAATGGAATTAACCACCTGCACCGGGAAGTCCTGAGATTGGCTGCAGAAAACTATTCCTTAGTGGCCGATGGCACCAGAAGAGATGATCGGGTGCCTAAACTAAATTCAGCGGAAATACAAAGTTTTGAAGATTCTAATAATGTTCAGTACTTGAACCTTGCAGGATGGGGTCATAAGACCATAAATCATCTGTCACAACAATTTTTCAGCGTGGTGAAAGAACCCACCAGTATGGAAAATAACTCAGATTATGAGATTGAAATAAGATATCTCATAACCAGAGATGAAGGCGAAGATACAGCTTGTAAGTTATTTCCCCCACACATACAATCAAGAGTAATAGGATGGAGAGAAGATGAGCAGAAATAG
- a CDS encoding 50S ribosomal protein L39e, with product MSRNRPLAKKLRLAKAGKQNRRVPLWVMMKTNRKVRTHPKMRHWRRSSLKI from the coding sequence ATGAGCAGAAATAGACCATTAGCCAAAAAATTAAGATTGGCAAAAGCAGGCAAGCAGAACAGGCGTGTGCCTCTATGGGTTATGATGAAGACCAACCGTAAGGTCAGGACTCACCCTAAAATGAGACACTGGAGAAGAAGTAGTCTAAAGATATAA
- a CDS encoding 50S ribosomal protein L31e: MERVYVIPLRDAKTAPRTKRSPKATRVVREFIQKHMKSDDVKMDESVNEKIWERGIQKIPPKIKVKATKDEDGSVLVTLAQ, encoded by the coding sequence ATGGAAAGAGTTTACGTTATACCCCTTAGGGATGCCAAAACAGCTCCCCGTACCAAAAGGTCACCTAAAGCAACCCGTGTAGTAAGGGAGTTCATCCAGAAACACATGAAATCCGACGATGTCAAAATGGACGAATCGGTAAATGAAAAAATATGGGAAAGGGGAATTCAGAAAATACCCCCTAAGATCAAGGTTAAGGCAACCAAAGATGAAGATGGTTCCGTACTGGTCACCCTGGCACAGTAG
- a CDS encoding translation initiation factor IF-6, protein MIRRVNLAGNPNLGVSIAATDKVALAPPNLGEKMVGVVEEALQVPVIKTPISGSSLAGALAVGNSRGFLVSKYAFNTEVNAIKEFGLEVERIPDRLTAVGNIILANDHGALVNPLLSDEAVDVVCETLDVEVVRGSIANFKITGSVAVATNKGVMVHPQATSDELDFLEKTMKVPVDVGTVNQGTKLVGAGAVANSNGVLVGEKTTGPEMARIEESLGFLEELL, encoded by the coding sequence ATGATTAGGAGAGTTAATCTGGCAGGCAATCCCAACCTGGGTGTTTCAATCGCAGCCACTGATAAAGTGGCTCTAGCACCACCTAACCTGGGAGAAAAAATGGTGGGAGTGGTTGAAGAAGCCCTTCAGGTTCCTGTAATAAAAACCCCCATCAGTGGAAGTAGCCTTGCCGGTGCCCTGGCAGTAGGAAACTCCAGGGGGTTCCTGGTATCCAAGTATGCCTTTAACACCGAAGTAAATGCCATTAAGGAATTTGGGTTAGAGGTGGAGAGGATACCCGACCGACTCACTGCAGTGGGTAACATCATCCTGGCCAACGATCACGGAGCACTGGTAAATCCACTACTATCTGATGAAGCAGTGGATGTGGTCTGTGAGACCCTGGATGTGGAAGTGGTCCGAGGCAGTATAGCTAATTTCAAGATCACCGGTTCAGTAGCTGTTGCCACCAACAAAGGCGTGATGGTTCACCCACAAGCAACATCAGATGAATTAGATTTCCTGGAAAAAACCATGAAGGTTCCTGTAGATGTGGGGACCGTGAACCAGGGAACAAAACTGGTGGGCGCAGGTGCAGTTGCCAACTCCAATGGAGTGCTGGTGGGCGAAAAGACTACTGGTCCTGAAATGGCAAGAATAGAAGAATCATTAGGTTTTCTTGAGGAATTATTATGA
- the rpl18a gene encoding 50S ribosomal protein L18Ae, with amino-acid sequence MKTKIFRVQGKFVMGDRFKPFTKELKATGENDIKEKIYSEFGSKHHIVRNQIHIEKIEEISAEEVQDTLIKALISE; translated from the coding sequence ATGAAGACAAAAATATTTAGAGTTCAAGGTAAGTTCGTCATGGGCGACAGATTTAAACCTTTCACCAAGGAACTGAAAGCAACTGGTGAAAACGACATTAAAGAAAAGATATACTCTGAATTTGGTAGCAAACATCACATTGTGCGCAATCAAATACACATAGAAAAGATAGAGGAAATTTCCGCTGAAGAAGTTCAGGATACCCTGATCAAAGCACTGATTTCGGAGTGA
- the pfdA gene encoding prefoldin subunit alpha, whose protein sequence is MEDRQRLEEIINELNAYKAQADMLNQQVETLNATISDMTIAQETLEAIKGEKSPETLVPIGAGSFLIAEIKNTEEVIVGLGSGAAVKKTIDDAKMSIEQQKKELDNIMQKMMSDLTKISQIITQKSPEAEALIQKIEGNTQG, encoded by the coding sequence ATGGAAGACCGACAAAGGCTAGAGGAGATTATAAACGAACTCAACGCCTACAAGGCACAGGCTGACATGCTGAACCAGCAAGTGGAAACCCTTAATGCCACTATATCAGACATGACCATAGCCCAGGAAACTCTGGAAGCTATTAAAGGGGAAAAGTCACCTGAAACCCTGGTACCAATTGGTGCGGGTTCATTTTTAATCGCTGAAATCAAGAACACTGAAGAAGTGATTGTTGGTCTCGGATCCGGTGCTGCGGTTAAGAAAACTATCGATGATGCTAAGATGAGCATTGAACAGCAGAAAAAAGAGCTGGATAACATCATGCAGAAGATGATGTCTGATCTGACTAAGATCAGCCAGATCATCACACAGAAAAGCCCTGAAGCTGAGGCGCTCATCCAAAAGATTGAAGGTAACACACAAGGGTAA
- the ftsY gene encoding signal recognition particle-docking protein FtsY → MFESLKKKFSGTIGKISDQVSSEEEEAAKEKEEKAKAALTGVKLTEDKAIEKTETSSSETPGDTGAKKELKTKTISSGKDQKVKDKADKTSGKDESDEKSPKGEDGEKKSRFSFFRRKSDSKDEDSKKTSEDEISKDGINSKLKTADSSTATDVSGSTTDSVIGATDSEKSTDSEKDKGKSGKEEDEPSGLFTFATHKTISEKDVDDVLFELELALLEGDVAMEVAEQIVKSVKEDLVGRKIKRRSDVAKFTREALKKAISDILVVDGPNLEELVQNAKKTGEPLKIMFVGVNGTGKTTTISKIADHYVKEGYSPVIAASDTFRAGAIEQISHHAEKVGVKIIRHQKGADPAAVAYDAVEHAKAKKKELVLIDTAGRMQTNINLMDEMKKIQRVVKPDLAIFVGDALTGNDAVEQARKFDDAVGVDGIILTKADADAKGGAALSIGHVINKPILFLGVGQGYGDIMEFHPDWMVEQVLGD, encoded by the coding sequence TTGTTTGAATCTCTGAAAAAGAAGTTTTCCGGAACCATTGGAAAGATCTCTGATCAAGTATCCTCTGAAGAGGAAGAAGCAGCTAAAGAAAAAGAAGAAAAGGCAAAAGCTGCTTTAACTGGAGTTAAGTTAACTGAAGATAAGGCGATTGAAAAAACTGAAACTTCTTCCAGTGAAACACCTGGAGATACAGGCGCTAAAAAAGAACTTAAAACTAAAACTATCTCTTCAGGGAAAGATCAAAAAGTTAAAGATAAAGCAGATAAAACTTCAGGTAAAGACGAATCAGATGAGAAGTCTCCCAAAGGAGAGGATGGAGAAAAAAAATCTCGTTTTTCGTTTTTCCGCAGAAAATCTGATTCTAAAGATGAAGATTCCAAGAAAACGAGTGAAGATGAAATTAGCAAAGATGGAATTAATTCTAAGTTAAAAACTGCTGATTCTTCTACTGCAACCGATGTTTCTGGGTCTACAACTGATTCTGTGATAGGTGCAACTGATTCTGAAAAGTCAACTGATTCTGAAAAAGATAAGGGCAAATCTGGAAAGGAAGAAGATGAACCTTCTGGTTTATTCACCTTCGCCACCCATAAAACCATATCTGAAAAAGATGTTGATGATGTTCTTTTTGAACTGGAATTAGCCCTCTTAGAGGGTGATGTTGCAATGGAAGTGGCTGAACAAATCGTCAAATCAGTCAAGGAAGATCTGGTGGGTCGCAAGATCAAAAGACGAAGTGACGTGGCCAAATTCACACGAGAAGCACTTAAAAAGGCAATATCCGACATACTGGTAGTTGATGGTCCCAACTTGGAGGAACTGGTTCAAAATGCCAAAAAAACAGGTGAACCTCTCAAAATAATGTTTGTAGGAGTTAATGGAACTGGTAAAACCACAACCATCTCTAAAATTGCAGATCATTACGTTAAAGAAGGTTATTCTCCAGTTATTGCTGCTTCTGACACTTTCCGTGCAGGAGCCATTGAACAGATATCTCACCATGCTGAAAAAGTGGGTGTTAAGATCATCCGCCACCAGAAAGGTGCAGATCCTGCAGCAGTGGCCTATGATGCAGTAGAGCACGCAAAGGCCAAAAAGAAAGAACTGGTCCTCATAGACACCGCTGGAAGAATGCAGACCAATATTAACCTCATGGATGAAATGAAAAAGATCCAACGGGTGGTAAAACCTGATCTAGCCATATTTGTGGGTGATGCCCTCACTGGTAACGATGCAGTGGAGCAGGCCCGTAAATTTGATGATGCAGTGGGAGTTGACGGAATTATACTCACCAAGGCTGATGCAGATGCTAAAGGCGGTGCAGCACTGTCAATTGGGCATGTGATAAACAAACCCATACTGTTTTTAGGTGTTGGCCAGGGTTACGGGGATATTATGGAGTTCCACCCTGACTGGATGGTGGAACAGGTTTTAGGGGATTAA
- a CDS encoding class I SAM-dependent methyltransferase, protein MKNVKDHFEEEAEEFDELIRTLIPFYEKMINSLVLSLPFHGKEKIKILDLGCGTGTISQEVKKRFPNASITCVDLAENMIKMTKTKLSIYPDVEFVRADFRDLDFKGEYDAVISSLALHHLQPEEQKSFYCRVNKFLKEGGVFYNADNILGSTTHLNQVYMDKWVEFMLNSHTQEDIDTIWLPRYREEDFPSPLRSHIQWLEEAGFRDVDVVWKCYMFGVYGGKK, encoded by the coding sequence ATGAAAAACGTTAAAGACCACTTTGAAGAAGAAGCAGAAGAATTTGACGAACTTATAAGAACATTAATTCCATTTTATGAGAAAATGATTAATTCACTGGTACTATCACTTCCATTTCATGGGAAAGAAAAAATTAAAATTCTGGATTTAGGATGTGGCACAGGAACCATATCCCAAGAGGTGAAAAAAAGGTTTCCCAATGCCAGTATCACCTGTGTAGATCTGGCAGAGAATATGATTAAAATGACAAAGACTAAACTCTCTATTTATCCTGATGTGGAGTTTGTAAGAGCTGATTTCCGTGACCTTGACTTTAAAGGGGAATATGATGCAGTTATATCCTCCCTGGCACTACACCACCTTCAGCCAGAAGAACAAAAATCATTCTACTGTAGAGTAAATAAGTTCCTTAAGGAAGGAGGAGTGTTTTACAATGCAGATAACATTCTTGGATCCACAACTCACCTTAACCAGGTTTATATGGATAAGTGGGTGGAGTTCATGTTAAATAGTCACACTCAAGAAGATATTGACACGATTTGGTTACCAAGATACAGGGAAGAAGATTTCCCTTCACCCCTGCGTAGTCATATCCAATGGTTGGAAGAGGCAGGGTTCCGTGATGTGGATGTGGTGTGGAAATGTTACATGTTCGGAGTATATGGCGGTAAAAAATAA
- a CDS encoding deoxyuridine 5'-triphosphate nucleotidohydrolase — MLGEKELIKLFPEFAELVQPSGIDLRVDQVYQQKGPGSLIDNEKNLPELEKLEPPLYTLQPRTAYSVTIEGKIKIPKGYSMLYLPRSTLLRSFISIHTAVGDPGFYGTLQFLLVNQGDFPFTLKRGERIAQGVVFPVEGSGEYNGSYQEKEE, encoded by the coding sequence ATGTTAGGCGAAAAAGAACTCATAAAATTATTTCCCGAATTTGCGGAACTGGTGCAACCTTCCGGCATAGACCTTAGGGTGGACCAGGTTTACCAGCAAAAAGGACCAGGATCTTTAATTGACAACGAGAAGAACCTTCCTGAACTTGAAAAACTGGAACCTCCACTTTACACACTTCAGCCCAGGACTGCTTACAGTGTAACTATCGAGGGGAAGATAAAAATTCCCAAAGGATATTCCATGCTTTACCTGCCCCGGTCTACGCTCCTGCGTTCTTTCATAAGCATCCATACTGCAGTGGGTGACCCTGGTTTTTACGGCACACTCCAGTTTCTACTAGTGAACCAGGGAGACTTCCCCTTCACACTTAAACGTGGTGAAAGAATTGCCCAGGGAGTTGTTTTCCCAGTTGAAGGTTCTGGAGAGTACAATGGGAGTTACCAGGAAAAAGAAGAATAA
- the acs gene encoding acetate--CoA ligase, protein MSSELDALLHENRLFPPGKDLIKNSNIQRWMKRYGIKDYDELLKRALDDPDWFWDELARELEWFQPYQNVLKWDVPHAEWFCGGKFNITHNALDRHVQSWRKNKVAYIWEGELGQVKKMTYQELYRRVNQMANALRGLGVGRGDRVAIYLPMILELPIAMLACAKIGAVHSVVFSGFWAKAFKERANDAKVKVAITVDGFYRRGKVIPLKENVDKVLDDIPSLEKLIVVRHADCQVQMKNGRDLWWDEIIKNQERECPTEVMNSEDPLFILYTSGTTGKPKGVVHVHGGYAVGIYTTLKMVFDLKDEDIWWCAADIGWITGHSYIVYAPLLMGATSVMYEGAPDYPEPDRLWQIIEEYGVSVFYTAPTTIRMFMKHGEKWPQKHDLSSLRLLGSVGEPINPEAWMWYHKHIGNRQCPIMDTWWQTETGMHLITPLPITSLKPGSAVKPFPTVEADVVDDDGKSVTEGGGHLVIKTPWPAMFRTLYKDPERYVDAYWSRFPDMYLSGDVARVDEEGYFWIQGREDDVLNVAGHRISTAEVESALVSYDAVAEAAVVGKPDPVKGEEICSFITLKEGFKPSPRMKHLLREHVREEIGPVASPACVNFVDDLPKTRSGKIMRRVIKAKVKGDDVGDISTLANPEAVDELDNAL, encoded by the coding sequence ATTTCCAGTGAATTAGATGCCCTGCTTCATGAGAACAGACTATTCCCACCAGGAAAAGATTTAATAAAAAATAGCAACATCCAGAGATGGATGAAACGTTACGGGATTAAGGATTATGATGAACTACTCAAGCGGGCCCTTGATGATCCGGACTGGTTCTGGGACGAGCTTGCCAGGGAGCTGGAATGGTTTCAACCATATCAGAATGTCTTAAAGTGGGATGTCCCCCATGCAGAGTGGTTCTGTGGTGGTAAATTTAACATTACCCATAATGCCCTGGACCGACATGTGCAATCCTGGCGTAAAAATAAGGTGGCCTACATATGGGAAGGTGAATTAGGTCAGGTAAAGAAGATGACCTATCAGGAACTTTACAGAAGAGTTAACCAGATGGCCAATGCCCTGAGAGGTCTGGGTGTTGGTCGAGGGGATCGTGTAGCAATTTACCTGCCAATGATACTGGAGTTACCCATTGCCATGCTGGCCTGTGCCAAGATCGGAGCAGTGCACAGCGTGGTTTTCTCAGGGTTCTGGGCCAAAGCATTCAAAGAGCGAGCTAACGATGCCAAAGTTAAGGTTGCAATAACTGTAGATGGATTTTACCGCAGAGGAAAGGTTATACCCCTCAAGGAAAATGTGGATAAGGTTTTAGATGATATTCCTTCCCTGGAAAAATTAATTGTGGTGCGCCATGCTGACTGCCAGGTTCAGATGAAAAATGGTCGAGATTTATGGTGGGATGAAATCATCAAAAACCAGGAAAGGGAATGCCCCACCGAGGTAATGAATTCAGAAGACCCCCTATTTATTTTATACACCTCCGGGACCACTGGAAAACCCAAAGGAGTTGTCCATGTTCATGGAGGTTATGCTGTTGGTATTTACACTACTCTCAAGATGGTATTTGACCTTAAAGATGAGGACATATGGTGGTGTGCCGCAGATATTGGCTGGATAACCGGCCACAGCTACATTGTCTACGCACCCCTTCTTATGGGTGCTACTTCGGTGATGTATGAGGGTGCTCCTGATTATCCTGAACCAGACCGCCTGTGGCAGATCATCGAGGAATACGGGGTGAGCGTGTTCTACACTGCCCCCACCACCATCCGAATGTTCATGAAACACGGGGAAAAATGGCCCCAGAAACATGACCTCTCCTCTTTAAGACTTTTAGGGAGCGTGGGTGAACCCATAAACCCTGAAGCATGGATGTGGTACCATAAACACATTGGTAACCGTCAGTGCCCTATTATGGACACATGGTGGCAGACGGAAACCGGAATGCATCTTATAACACCATTACCCATCACATCGCTTAAGCCAGGCTCAGCAGTTAAACCATTCCCCACAGTGGAAGCAGATGTGGTGGATGATGATGGAAAATCAGTAACCGAAGGTGGAGGCCATCTGGTGATTAAAACTCCGTGGCCAGCAATGTTCCGTACACTGTATAAGGATCCAGAACGTTACGTGGATGCTTACTGGAGCCGATTCCCCGACATGTACCTCAGTGGGGATGTGGCCCGTGTTGATGAAGAGGGCTATTTCTGGATACAGGGTAGGGAAGATGATGTTTTGAATGTTGCCGGTCACCGTATAAGTACTGCCGAGGTTGAATCTGCACTGGTAAGCTATGATGCTGTGGCTGAAGCTGCAGTGGTGGGAAAACCAGACCCGGTTAAGGGAGAGGAAATATGCAGTTTCATCACCTTAAAAGAAGGGTTTAAACCAAGTCCGCGTATGAAACACCTCCTCAGGGAACATGTACGTGAGGAGATCGGTCCGGTGGCCAGTCCAGCCTGTGTTAACTTCGTGGACGACTTGCCCAAGACCCGTTCTGGGAAGATCATGCGCCGGGTGATTAAGGCCAAGGTTAAAGGAGACGATGTGGGTGATATAAGTACACTGGCAAATCCTGAGGCTGTGGATGAGCTGGATAACGCATTATAA
- a CDS encoding thiamine pyrophosphate-binding protein: MNDLYTIHWYDLKPIINYTKKRHSLIMQTAAQIKLADALVKILEKEDIKYIFGYPGEQILPFYQAIQGSSIKHVLMRHEQGAAHAADGYARASSKLGVCVATAGPGALNMVMGVATAYKDSVPLLVITGDVSSKFKGENVFQDVDINAVFRPITLQSHLVDDPEDGVKLLLKAISTLKMGKTGPIHLNFPKDILQEGIDPVLLEQEMDLKPETNGINSETDSIKSIIDGNSENDGIKSVNGENEIKQVKKLIEKSQKPLILAGAGVLWSHATSDLQNFAEKHHVPVVTTYPARGVLSEDHPLCLGLIGLRGTEAANFAGENADLILAMGCRLSERTRKGLGKGPVIQVNMDESVLRGDVNIRGDVKEFLDEIKKITPESTDKWLKELQSYDKDHGVFTDFEETPIKPQRAIKEILGGMDDSILVNDAGSHTTWVNLLMKVMEPSSLIFSGGFGPMGYGVPAAVGVSLARPSKNVVVVVGDGGFQMNSQELATIAEMDLPITICLLNNQSLGIIRQWQELYYDGSFQVELDNPDFVKLANAYHIKAIKVDSPCDVLATVQEAVKLNKPVLIEIIVDENEDIPLP; the protein is encoded by the coding sequence ATGAATGATTTGTACACCATTCACTGGTACGATCTTAAGCCCATCATTAATTATACTAAGAAGCGCCATAGTTTAATCATGCAAACTGCGGCCCAGATTAAATTGGCAGATGCACTGGTTAAGATACTGGAAAAAGAAGATATTAAATACATATTTGGTTATCCAGGGGAGCAGATTCTCCCTTTTTACCAGGCAATTCAAGGTTCTTCTATAAAACATGTTTTAATGCGTCATGAGCAGGGAGCTGCACATGCTGCTGATGGATATGCAAGAGCATCATCCAAACTAGGAGTTTGTGTGGCAACTGCGGGACCTGGGGCATTAAACATGGTAATGGGTGTAGCCACAGCATACAAAGACTCAGTTCCATTACTGGTTATCACTGGTGATGTTTCATCCAAATTTAAGGGTGAAAATGTATTTCAGGACGTAGATATCAACGCTGTTTTTCGTCCCATCACCCTCCAGAGCCATCTAGTAGATGACCCTGAAGATGGAGTTAAACTTCTCCTGAAGGCAATTTCAACCCTAAAAATGGGAAAAACTGGTCCAATTCATCTCAATTTTCCGAAAGACATTCTCCAGGAAGGAATTGATCCGGTTCTACTGGAGCAGGAGATGGACTTAAAACCTGAAACTAATGGTATTAACTCTGAAACTGATTCCATTAAGTCTATTATTGATGGTAATTCGGAAAATGATGGGATTAAATCGGTAAATGGCGAAAATGAAATAAAGCAGGTCAAAAAACTGATTGAAAAATCTCAAAAACCATTGATCTTAGCTGGAGCAGGAGTGCTCTGGTCTCATGCAACTTCAGATCTTCAGAATTTTGCAGAAAAACACCATGTACCAGTAGTGACTACTTACCCTGCTAGAGGAGTCCTAAGTGAGGATCATCCCCTTTGTTTAGGGCTCATTGGCCTGCGAGGAACAGAAGCTGCCAACTTCGCCGGGGAAAACGCAGACCTTATCCTGGCAATGGGGTGCAGATTATCCGAAAGAACCCGGAAAGGACTGGGCAAAGGACCAGTTATTCAGGTGAACATGGATGAATCAGTTTTAAGGGGAGATGTTAACATCAGGGGAGATGTTAAAGAGTTCTTGGATGAAATCAAAAAAATAACTCCTGAAAGCACCGATAAATGGTTAAAAGAACTCCAAAGCTATGATAAAGATCATGGGGTATTCACAGACTTTGAAGAAACTCCCATAAAACCACAAAGAGCCATCAAGGAGATATTGGGGGGGATGGATGATTCTATCTTAGTTAACGATGCTGGAAGCCACACTACATGGGTTAACCTGCTCATGAAAGTCATGGAACCATCTTCACTAATTTTTTCCGGTGGATTCGGGCCTATGGGATATGGGGTCCCGGCAGCAGTGGGTGTAAGTCTGGCAAGACCCTCCAAGAATGTGGTGGTAGTGGTGGGAGACGGAGGGTTCCAGATGAACAGTCAGGAACTGGCAACCATAGCTGAGATGGATCTGCCTATTACTATCTGTCTTTTGAACAACCAGTCTTTAGGTATCATCCGCCAGTGGCAGGAGTTATATTATGATGGATCGTTCCAGGTGGAACTGGATAATCCAGATTTCGTGAAACTGGCCAACGCATACCATATAAAGGCCATTAAGGTCGATTCTCCATGTGATGTTTTAGCTACTGTACAGGAGGCAGTAAAACTTAATAAACCAGTACTTATAGAGATAATAGTTGATGAAAATGAAGACATTCCCCTCCCTTAA
- a CDS encoding B12-binding domain-containing radical SAM protein: MNVLLINPPYFNSKYKFIGLVAPPLGIAYMAAVLEENDIDVKIIDAAALEMSWETLETEIKTISPDLVAITALTPTIDKALQTAELAKKTCPQATVVMGGYHPTFNHQEMLEKDYVDIVVMGEGEYTLLDLVETLDKGGDLKNVLGIAYEGGVNPPRPLIEDLDELPFPARHLLPMDSYKILNMKLHTATLISGRGCPMQCSFCASAALHGRKLRMRSPKNVVDEMEHLINDHDSGMIAFMDDTFTLRPSVVEEICDEIMRRDIDVYWGCTARADTLSEKLLRKMSDSGCITMFLGVESADQQQLDRVNKQLTIEKIRQAFKLSRENDIRTIASVVLGMPGDTKESIERTIKFVRELNPSYALFSLATPYPGTRFYQEAVQDNLIKVKDWSKYTLLSPVLETVDCSLDELKTMQKKAFRQFYLRPIYLMKQVRMDGPILLKTVAAMIKEV, from the coding sequence ATGAATGTATTACTTATTAACCCTCCTTATTTCAATTCCAAGTATAAATTTATAGGATTAGTTGCACCTCCGTTAGGCATTGCTTATATGGCTGCAGTATTGGAGGAAAATGATATTGATGTGAAGATAATTGATGCAGCAGCCCTTGAAATGAGCTGGGAAACTCTGGAGACGGAAATTAAAACAATATCTCCCGATCTTGTGGCAATCACTGCCTTAACCCCCACTATTGATAAAGCACTGCAAACAGCGGAACTGGCCAAAAAAACATGTCCCCAGGCTACAGTGGTTATGGGAGGATACCACCCCACCTTCAACCACCAGGAGATGCTGGAGAAGGATTACGTTGATATTGTGGTCATGGGTGAAGGGGAGTACACCCTCCTGGACCTGGTGGAAACCCTGGATAAAGGTGGAGATCTTAAAAATGTACTGGGAATTGCATATGAAGGTGGAGTGAACCCTCCAAGGCCTCTTATTGAGGATCTGGATGAACTGCCTTTCCCTGCAAGACATCTTCTGCCAATGGATTCTTATAAGATCCTGAATATGAAATTGCACACCGCAACCCTGATATCAGGCAGGGGATGTCCTATGCAGTGCTCGTTCTGTGCCTCTGCTGCCTTACACGGACGCAAACTAAGAATGAGATCTCCGAAAAACGTGGTGGATGAAATGGAACACCTCATCAATGACCATGATTCTGGCATGATAGCCTTCATGGATGATACTTTCACTCTGAGACCCAGTGTGGTGGAAGAAATCTGTGATGAGATCATGAGACGGGATATTGATGTTTACTGGGGATGCACAGCCAGAGCAGATACCTTGTCTGAAAAATTACTCCGTAAAATGAGTGATTCTGGTTGTATAACCATGTTCCTGGGAGTGGAATCTGCTGATCAGCAACAACTGGACCGAGTTAATAAACAGTTGACCATTGAAAAGATACGCCAGGCATTTAAACTATCCCGTGAAAACGATATCCGAACAATAGCCTCAGTGGTCCTGGGAATGCCTGGAGACACCAAAGAAAGTATAGAAAGGACCATTAAATTCGTCAGAGAACTAAACCCCTCTTATGCCCTATTTTCCCTGGCAACACCCTACCCTGGAACCAGGTTTTACCAGGAAGCAGTACAGGATAACCTGATCAAGGTTAAGGACTGGTCCAAGTACACCTTACTTTCCCCTGTCCTGGAAACTGTTGATTGCTCATTAGATGAGCTTAAAACTATGCAAAAGAAAGCCTTCAGGCAGTTTTACCTACGGCCAATTTATCTCATGAAACAAGTTCGTATGGACGGCCCTATTCTACTGAAGACAGTGGCAGCTATGATAAAAGAAGTTTAA